In Cryptomeria japonica chromosome 10, Sugi_1.0, whole genome shotgun sequence, a genomic segment contains:
- the LOC131072587 gene encoding WRKY transcription factor 18, with amino-acid sequence MDQQKNELVAELNRVNKENQKLMFVINRICTEYKSLQTQLMKQQEDEKKSSLKSMAKTLKLSLDIEGDCINEGCTAADSDYSADSTSTLSSEDQNSKLCVDDLQLRLPCKKRKANYVVEESQNGKGSSSMDEDSANKKVQRIVSEPKKIKTMSTRSDATTVNDGCQWRKYGQKMTRNSQWPRAYFKCAVPSCPVKKKVQRCAKDPTVLTATYEGEHNHLLSTVAIAAFNEPNNQLPFPAYVASMGSSSTITLDLTQNPNPNGLHLESESSQKTPNPSFNSNVQGRPLDSQFYSHLGLSQEIPIKPDAQYTAALAAAIAASIVRSGTPLQSMSTQYCSNTLQ; translated from the exons ATGGACCAACAAAAGAATGAG CTTGTTGCCGAATTGAATCGTGTTAACAAGGAGAACCAGAAGCTCATGTTCGTGATAAACCGCATCTGCACTGAATACAAGAGCTTGCAAACACAGCTCATGAAACAACAG GAAGATGAAAAGAAGTCCTCTTTGAAATCCATGGCGAAGACTTTGAAATTGAGTCTAGATATAGAAGGAGACTGTATCAATGAAGGGTGCACAGCAGCAGATTCTGATTACAGTGCGGATTCTACTAGTACCCTTTCGTCAGAAGACCAGAATTCCAAGCTCTGCGTGGATGATCTCCAGCTGAGGTTGCCTTGCAAGAAAAGGAAAGCAAATTATGTGGTGGAAGAGAGCCAGAATGGAAAAGGGAGTTCATCGATGGATGAAGATTCAGCTAATAAGAAAGTCCAAAGAATTGTGTCTGAACCCAAGAAAATCAAGACTATGAGCACAAGATCAGACGCCACCACG GTTAACGATGGCTGCCAGTGGCGAAAATATGGACAAAAAATGACCAGAAACAGCCAGTGGCCCAGGGCTTATTTCAAGTGTGCGGTTCCCTCTTGCCCAGTTAAGAAGAAGGTCCAGAGGTGCGCCAAAGACCCCACTGTTCTGACAGCTACCTACGAAGGAGAACACAATCATCTGCTCAGTACGGTGGCCATAGCAGCATTTAACGAGCCAAACAATCAGCTTCCATTTCCTGCCTATGTTGCCTCAATGGGTTCCTCTTCTACCATTACTCTTGACCTTAcacaaaaccctaaccctaatggatTACATTTAGAAAGCGAGAGTTCACAGAAAACGCCGAACCCATCATTTAACAGCAATGTTCAGGGCAGGCCATTGGATTCACAATTTTACAGCCACTTAGGCCTGAGCCAAGAAATCCCTATTAAGCCAGATGCCCAATATACTGCAGCCTTGGCAGCCGCTATAGCTGCTTCTATTGTCAGATCGGGTACACCCCTCCAATCTATGAGCACCCAATACTGCTCCAATACACTACAATGA